The Campylobacter sp. CN_NE2 region AATATAAAGCTTGTGTCGCAAGTAAATGCACAACTTTTACTTATTACAGAGTGGCAAGCGCTGATGGAAGACATCCTGCTGGCTCATTTGATTGTGATCATAGTGATGCAGTTTGTAGACAATTAGCCGAATAATTTATGCCATACTACAAAACAGCGGTTTTAGGAAGCAACCTAAGACCGCTTTTATATTTTAGCCAAAAAAAAATTCCAGATTTTAGCATTGTTAAAATTCCGCTTGGAAAACAAAGCGTTAAAAATGCCGTTGTTTTAGGCATTTGTGATGAGCCGACTTTTGAAAATGGTAAAAAATTTGAAATCAAAGAAATAATTGAAATCACAAATTTATATTTTACGCCGTATCAGGCGAATTTAGCCGAATTTATCGCATATTATTATGTTTGCGAAATCGGCATGGTTTTTGATATTTTTACGCCGTGCGAAAAAATAGAGCAAAATTTGCAAATTTGCAAATTTGAAAATTTGCCAAATTTAACCGACAAACAACAAAAAGCTTACGAATTCGCTAGCAATAACGAAACTTCGCTTATTTTTGGCGACACAGGAAGCGGAAAAAGCGAAATTTATATAAATTTAATCGCAAAAACGCTGGAAGTTGGCAAACAATCTCTTTTTTTAATGCCCGAAATCGCCCTAACACCGCAAATGGAAAAACGCTTAAAAAGTTATTTTGGCGAAAATATCGCGCTTTGGCACTCAAAAATCGCTCCAAAAAAAAAGAGTGAAATTTTAGAAAAATTTACCAAAGGTGAAATTAAACTCGTCGCAGGGGCGCGTTCGGCGTTATTTTTACCTTTTACAAATTTAGGCTTAATCGTCGTCGATGAAGAACACGATGATAGCTATAAATCAGCTCAAAAACCCCGTTATAACGCAAGAGATTTAGCCATTTTTATCGGCAAAAAACTAGACATAAAGGTGGTTTTAGGAAGCGCGACGCCAAGCTTAACAACTTATGCCAAACAGCCAAATTTTCGCTTAAAAGGGACATTTTTTCAAAGCGAGAAAAAATTTATCTATGATATTTGCGAAACTTCGCTTTCTGATACGATACTTTCGCAAATTTCAAAAAGCCTAAATGCAAACCACCAAGCTATCGTGTTTTTGCCAACAAGGGCAAATTACAAATATATAATTTGTCAAAATTGCAAAACGATTCAAAAATGCCCATTTTGCGCTGTTGCGATGAGCTATCACGAAAAATCAAATTCGCTAAAATGCCATTATTGTGGATTTAGTAATTTTTATAAAATTCCTTGTGCTAAATGTGGCGGAAACCTTATGGAAGCTCGTAAAATCGGCACTAGTGAAATCGTAAAACAGCTTGAAAATAAATTTCCAAACGCAAAAATAGCTAAATTTGATCGCGATGAAATCACGACGCAAAAAAAGTTAGAAAATTTGCTTAAAGATTTCAATGACGCTAAAATCGACATACTAGTTGGCACTCAAATGCTTAGCAAGGGGCATGATTATCACAATGTCGATTTAGCCGTTATTATGGGGATTGACGAGCAGTTAAGCTATGCAGATTTTAGAGCAAGAGAGAAAACTCTCGCCCTTGTCATGCAAGTTAGCGGTCGCGCCGGTCGTGCAGGGGTCGGCAGAGTGGTTTTGCAAACACAGCATTGCGAATTTTTTAAAGATTATATAGAAAATTATGATGAGTTTTTAAGCGATGAAAGCACTATGCGAGAGCCGTTATATCCGCCGTTTGCTAGACTTTTGCGAATTTTGATTTCGCATAAAAATGACGGCACGGCAAAAGATACAACAGAGAAAGCCGTGCAAATTTTAAAAACTGCACCAAATGTCGAAATTATCGGGCATGGCAAAGCAGGAATCGAATATATCGCTTCAAAATATCGTTATGAAATTTTGCTTCGTTCAAATTCGCCAAAAGCACTCATAAATGCAGCAAATTTGGTGCGAGATTTGCCAAATTTAGAAATCGATATGGATCCTATAAATTTTAGTTAAATTTGATAAGGAATTTTATCTTTTAATCCAGCCATTTCAAAGCCACGAAGCCTTAAACGACAGCTGTCGCAACGCCCACAAGCCTTGTCTTCATTTTCGTAACAACTCCAAGTGTGTTCAAGTTTCACGCCCATTTGGGTGGCTTTTTGCACGATTTGCATTTTGCTTAAATGCACGAGCGGAGTTTTGATTTCCACGCTAAAATCACTTTTAGTGCCTAAATTTAAGGCTTTTTGCATACTAGTTATAAAATTTTCCGAGCAGTCAGGGTAGCCGCTGCTATCTTCTTCGACCACGCCGATAAATATGGCTTCACAGCCCCAAACTTCGGCTAGCG contains the following coding sequences:
- a CDS encoding primosomal protein N'; translation: MPYYKTAVLGSNLRPLLYFSQKKIPDFSIVKIPLGKQSVKNAVVLGICDEPTFENGKKFEIKEIIEITNLYFTPYQANLAEFIAYYYVCEIGMVFDIFTPCEKIEQNLQICKFENLPNLTDKQQKAYEFASNNETSLIFGDTGSGKSEIYINLIAKTLEVGKQSLFLMPEIALTPQMEKRLKSYFGENIALWHSKIAPKKKSEILEKFTKGEIKLVAGARSALFLPFTNLGLIVVDEEHDDSYKSAQKPRYNARDLAIFIGKKLDIKVVLGSATPSLTTYAKQPNFRLKGTFFQSEKKFIYDICETSLSDTILSQISKSLNANHQAIVFLPTRANYKYIICQNCKTIQKCPFCAVAMSYHEKSNSLKCHYCGFSNFYKIPCAKCGGNLMEARKIGTSEIVKQLENKFPNAKIAKFDRDEITTQKKLENLLKDFNDAKIDILVGTQMLSKGHDYHNVDLAVIMGIDEQLSYADFRAREKTLALVMQVSGRAGRAGVGRVVLQTQHCEFFKDYIENYDEFLSDESTMREPLYPPFARLLRILISHKNDGTAKDTTEKAVQILKTAPNVEIIGHGKAGIEYIASKYRYEILLRSNSPKALINAANLVRDLPNLEIDMDPINFS
- the queC gene encoding 7-cyano-7-deazaguanine synthase QueC: MKKALCIISGGMDSATSAYIAKSQGYEIYALHFDYNQRTMKKESQCFEQICDDLGVKKRKILDVSFIAGIGGNALTDTNLQICKSGLGKEIPNTYVPFRNGIFLSIATALAEVWGCEAIFIGVVEEDSSGYPDCSENFITSMQKALNLGTKSDFSVEIKTPLVHLSKMQIVQKATQMGVKLEHTWSCYENEDKACGRCDSCRLRLRGFEMAGLKDKIPYQI